The following proteins are co-located in the Pomacea canaliculata isolate SZHN2017 linkage group LG10, ASM307304v1, whole genome shotgun sequence genome:
- the LOC112573565 gene encoding 2-iminobutanoate/2-iminopropanoate deaminase-like gives MASIVRKIVSTAAAPKAVGPYSQAVIAGDTMYLSGMIGFIPTSMEIISGGAAAEADQALKNIGEVLKAAGISYSNVVKTTVLLADINDYAAVNEIYSKYFNEAKPARAAYQVAALPKGAKVEIEAIAIVGKIVEAQL, from the exons ATGGCAAGCATTGTGAGAAAAATTGTTAGCACAGCAGCGGCACCAAAGGCTGTTGGTCCTTacag TCAGGCAGTCATTGCTGGAGATACCATGTACCTGTCAGGTATGATTGGTTTTATACCGACTTCGATGGAAATCATCAGTGGGggagcagcagcagaagcagatCAG GCATTGAAGAACATTGGAGAGGTCTTGAAGGCAGCTGGCATCTCTTACAGTAATG TTGTAAagacaacagttctgctggcaGACATCAATGATTATGCAGCTGTTAATGAAATCTATTCAAAGT ATTTCAATGAAGCAAAACCTGCCCGGGCAGCATATCAAGTAGCAGCACTTCCAAAA GGAGCAAAGGTGGAAATCGAAGCTATAGCTATCGTAGGAAAAATCGTGGAGGCACAGTTGTAA